The Rhodococcus antarcticus DNA segment AACCTCGTGCTCGTCGACCCCGACGCCACCTGGACCGTGCGCGGGGCCGAGCTCGCGAGCATCGCCGCCAACACCCCCTACGAGGGGATGACGCTGCCGGGCCGGGTGGTGGCCACCCTGCTGCGGGGCCGCGTCACCGCCCGAGACGGAGAGGTACGACCGTGTTGAGACTGCTGCTGAGCCTGGCCGCGCTGGTGGTGTTCGCCCTGCTGGTGTGGGGTGGCTTTCGCGGCTGGCGGCACCGCGCCGAGCGCCAGGAGGCCGTCACCGGCGCCTTCCCCGACGCTCCGGCCGATCCCGGTCCGGTGCTGCACGGCCCCACCACCGGCCTCTACGTCGGCAGCACCATCGCCGGCGACTGGCAGGACCGGGTCACCGTCGGCGACGTGGGCTCACGCGCCGCGGGGGCCCTGACCCTGCACGAGGGCGGTGTGCTGGTCGCCCGGGACGGTGCCAGCGACATCTGGTTGCCGCTGACGGCGGTGCAGGGCATCCGCACCGACCAGAAGCTCGCCGGCAAGGTCACCCTCAAGGGCGGGCTGCTGGTCCTGCGCTGGGCCGTGGGCGGGGCCGTGGTCGACACCGGCTTCCGGGGCGACGGCATAGACGACTACCCGGGGTGGCTCACGGCCGTGGGGTCGCGACTGACCACCGGCACCCCGACCGTGGACGACACCGTGACCGTGGACGACACCGTGAACCCGAAGGACGAGAAGGAGCAGCAGGCGTGAGCGAGGCAGCACTGGTGCTCGAGGACGGCCGGATCTTCCGCGGCGAGGCCTTCGGCGCCACCGGCACCACCCTGGGCGAGGCCGTGTTCTGCACCGGGATGACCGGGTACCAGGAGACGCTGACCGACCCCAGCTACCACCGCCAGATCGTCGTGGCCACGGCCCCGCAGATCGGCAACACGGGGTGGAACGACGAGGATGACGAGAGCGCCCGCATCTGGGTCGCCGGGTACGCCGTGCGCGACCCCTCGCGCCGCTCCTCGAGCTGGCGGGCCACCGGGACGCTGGACGACGAGCTGGTGGCCCAGGGGGTCGTCGGCATCGCCGGCATCGACACCCGCGCGGTGGTGCGGCACCTGCGCGAGCGGGGGTCCATGCGGGCGGGGATCTTCTCCGGGGACGGGCTGGCGCCGGCCGACGAGCTGGTGCGGCGGGTCCTGGACCAGCCGAGCATGCTCGGCGCGGACCTCGCCGGTGAGGTGAGCACGGCGTCGTCCTACGTCGTGGAGCCCGACGGGGGGCAG contains these protein-coding regions:
- a CDS encoding transporter — protein: MLRLLLSLAALVVFALLVWGGFRGWRHRAERQEAVTGAFPDAPADPGPVLHGPTTGLYVGSTIAGDWQDRVTVGDVGSRAAGALTLHEGGVLVARDGASDIWLPLTAVQGIRTDQKLAGKVTLKGGLLVLRWAVGGAVVDTGFRGDGIDDYPGWLTAVGSRLTTGTPTVDDTVTVDDTVNPKDEKEQQA